Part of the Syntrophorhabdaceae bacterium genome, GGAAAAATCCCTGAAGATCGTCTCTCCGCTGCATTGCATCATTTCGTTGAAGGCCGCCTCTTTCGCCTGCCGGGAGGTCTTGTCCGAGAAGATGGCTGCAACAATATTCCCGACCGTTTTCGCCTTGTCTTTTTGGATCCCTTCCAGTATCGCCGGCAGGACGGAGAGTTTTGCCCCTGTCCCGATGAGGATGAGACCTTTCACGAGGTGGGGGTAGACAAGGGCAAAGGACATGCCGATCGCGCCGCCCATGGAATGACCGGCGATAAAATATTGGTCAGAGGGTCTTTCGCTGAGGAGATGGTAGAGGGAATCACAGTGCTGCCCGATAGAATCATACCCGTCGCCGGGGCATCTCCCGTGACCGGGAAGATCTACAACGAGAACCTCCATGGATCTTTGCAATACCTCTCTCTGGAAGTACCATGACTTAGTGCTTCCACCGGCGCCGTGAATGAAGATGACCTTTTTCCCTTTTCCTGTTTGCTCGCAATAGATGCCCATACATCCTCCAGAATTATGTTGAAGAGACCCGTAAGAAATTATATTATGACGAGATGAGATTTATTGCAATACTCCTTGTAGCTTTCCTCCTCTTT contains:
- a CDS encoding alpha/beta hydrolase, which gives rise to MGIYCEQTGKGKKVIFIHGAGGSTKSWYFQREVLQRSMEVLVVDLPGHGRCPGDGYDSIGQHCDSLYHLLSERPSDQYFIAGHSMGGAIGMSFALVYPHLVKGLILIGTGAKLSVLPAILEGIQKDKAKTVGNIVAAIFSDKTSRQAKEAAFNEMMQCSGETIFRDFSACNGFNIMDTITAIKAPSLIICGRDDLMTPPKYSEFLHRSLAGSRLSIIEDAGHMVMLEKPDAVNKEIEEFVKNSG